GCGTAAACATCTTCCACGTGCCCCTCACGAATTCGTGTCTGTAATGCACGCCAGTAGTCGGCGCGAAACAGGTCAGCGTGCATCTCTTCAAACAGCGGCCCAATTCTGGGGTCTGCACAGAGCCAGTGACGAAACTCCTCCGGAAAAACATCGCCCGGCGAAACGCTGTACCACGGTTCGCTGGCCAGCTCATCTTCCGGATAACGCGGCGGCGGAATAGTGCGGAAATTCACTTCCGTCATGTAGCAAATTTCATCGTAGTCATAGAATACGACGCGCCCGTGGCGGGTGACGCCGAAGTTTTTAAACAACATGTCACCGGGAAAAATATTGGCGGCAGCAAGCTGGCGGATCGCGTTGCCGTACTCCTCAATCGCGTCACGCAGCTGTTGACCTTCCACCTGCTCCAGCCAGATATTGAGCGGCACCATACGACGTTCAATGTACAAATGACTGATGACAATGCGATCGCCGAGATCGGTGATTTTCTCTGGCACCTCCTGCATGAATAGCGCCATTAATGCCGGATCAATTTGCCGCTTCTCAAGGACGAAATTCTCAAACTCCTGGGTGTCCGCCATACGCCCCACGCGGTCATGTTCTTTAACCAACTGATAGCAGGCGCGCACGTGGGCGGCAGACATCTCTTTTTGTGGAGCAAATTTGTCTTTGATGATTTTAAAAACCCGGTCGAAGCCCGGCAGGGTAAACACCAGCATGACCATGCCGCGTATGCCTGGCGCTTCAATAAACGACTCATCGCACTCTGCCAGATACCACAAGTACTCACGGTAGCTTTCGGTTTTCGCATGTTTCTGGCAGCCGATCGCCATATACAGCTCCGCGGTTGTTTTGCCCGGCAGGATCTCTCGCAACCATTCAACCAGCGCGGCTGGCAGCGGCGCGTACACCATAAAATAGGAGCGGGCAAAACCAAATACGATGCTGGCTTCCGCCGTGGTGGTCAGGCAGGTATCGATAAACAACTCGCCTTCATCGGTGCGGTGAATCGGCAGCAAAAAAGGCAGCGTGCCTGTCGGGGTCATCAGCTTCCCCACCAGCCAGGCGGCTTTGTTGCGGTAAAACAGCTCGTTTGCCACCTGCAGATGACAATGGTGCAGCCCTTCCGCGCCGCAGGCCTCTGTCAGATGCTCAATGATGTAGTGAATATCACGACTTTTGTTCTGCCAGGGTAAGCGAAGCGGAAGATCGCTCAGCACGCGCGTTAATAGCGGTTCCCAACCATTCACAGGAAAAAAATCTTTTGCCAGCGGACGAGGAATCGTGCGGAAACGGCGTTCCGGCTGAGAACTAAAAATAAATAACCGCTCGGGGGTCAGTGAGCGGTGGTCAAATAACCGGCAATAGACAGAGTTAAAAAAGCTCTCCGCAATTTCGAAGCGCGGGTAATCCGGCAGCAGCCGGGTGTAATGTTCTTTGACGCACAGCAAAAACGCCGCATCGGCACTTTTGCCGCCAGTAATACAGCGCAGCTGTTCCACGACCAGACCCACATGGTGATCGTAAAGGTGGATACGGCTTTTCATTGCCTGCTGCACCGCATGCCAGTCGGCCTGTTCAAAGCGCTGTTGAGCGCCGGACGTCACTTCCAGAAATCGACCATACTGCGCGTCAAAGCCTTGCAGGATGGTTTGAGCAATCAGTAATTCCAGGCCACGCGACATATTCAACCTCGTTCAGTGCACGATGTTGCCGGATGGCGGTGCAAGCACCTTATCCGGCCTACAGGCTGTCGTAGGCCGGATAAGCAA
This Citrobacter enshiensis DNA region includes the following protein-coding sequences:
- the aceK gene encoding bifunctional isocitrate dehydrogenase kinase/phosphatase gives rise to the protein MSRGLELLIAQTILQGFDAQYGRFLEVTSGAQQRFEQADWHAVQQAMKSRIHLYDHHVGLVVEQLRCITGGKSADAAFLLCVKEHYTRLLPDYPRFEIAESFFNSVYCRLFDHRSLTPERLFIFSSQPERRFRTIPRPLAKDFFPVNGWEPLLTRVLSDLPLRLPWQNKSRDIHYIIEHLTEACGAEGLHHCHLQVANELFYRNKAAWLVGKLMTPTGTLPFLLPIHRTDEGELFIDTCLTTTAEASIVFGFARSYFMVYAPLPAALVEWLREILPGKTTAELYMAIGCQKHAKTESYREYLWYLAECDESFIEAPGIRGMVMLVFTLPGFDRVFKIIKDKFAPQKEMSAAHVRACYQLVKEHDRVGRMADTQEFENFVLEKRQIDPALMALFMQEVPEKITDLGDRIVISHLYIERRMVPLNIWLEQVEGQQLRDAIEEYGNAIRQLAAANIFPGDMLFKNFGVTRHGRVVFYDYDEICYMTEVNFRTIPPPRYPEDELASEPWYSVSPGDVFPEEFRHWLCADPRIGPLFEEMHADLFRADYWRALQTRIREGHVEDVYAYRRRQRFSVRYNQAG